Proteins encoded within one genomic window of Humulus lupulus chromosome 1, drHumLupu1.1, whole genome shotgun sequence:
- the LOC133814600 gene encoding uncharacterized protein LOC133814600: MQKNVPFIWDEACQNAFESIKRYLLHPLVLRALILGKPLILYITTVDHSLGALLAQNNEGGKEVALYYLSRTLVGAEHKYPLIEKVCLALIFAVTKLRHYLLSHTVTLVSKADPLRYILSKLVLSGQLAKWSMILLEFEINFVPQKAIKGQALADFLATHPIPDNMELREDLPDEEVFTIETPSWQLYFDGAAKKCGAGPGIVFVTPSGGLIPYSFHILAICTNNVAEYEALIIGLEIALEMQIQSLEVYGDSLLIIKQINGEFAVKHETLIPHHEKAKHLIAQFQNITLNHVPRSKNGKADALVKLAASLMLLGERDIQITIGERHLLPQIIDKKEGISTINLVTFLENTNDNDWCQPIINYIQKGVLSEDLKRRMDVKRRALRFVFLNDTFYRRSFDGMLLRCLSKEASHVLQETHVGTCGAHQADPKLSAQLKRLGYYWSTIVQEAINFAKCCKLCQLHGDFIHQPPQPLHPSILSWPFETWGMDVIGPVTPPSSKIHKYILAVTDYFSKWAEAVPLKEVRVEDVAKFIRTHIIYRYGIKNNIRQCSLLQM, from the coding sequence ATGCAGAAAAATGTACCATTCATATGGGATGAGGCATGCCAAAATGCTTTTGAAAGTATCAAGCGATACTTGTTACACCCATTAGTGTTGAGAGCTCTAATTTTGGGAAAGCCGTTGATATTGTATATCACAACAGTAGATCACTCTTTAGGAGCATTGCTGGCACAAAACAACGAGGGTGGAAAGGAAGTCGCCCTTTACTATTTAAGTAGAACTTTGGTAGGGGCAGAACATAaatatcctctaattgaaaagGTGTGCTTGGCTTTAATTTTTGCTGTTACAAAATTACGGCATTACTTACTCTCACACACTGTGACATTAGTGTCAAAAGCCGACCCTTTGAGGTACATTCTATCAAAACTCGTGTTGTCTGGACAATTGGCAAAATGGTCCATGATTTTGTTAGAGTTTGAAATCAACTTTGTCCCGCAAaaagcaataaaaggacaagcattggctgaTTTTCTGGCAACGCACCCGATTCCAGACAATATGGAGTTGCGGGAGGACCTTCCAGACGAGGAAGTTTTCACAATTGAAACACCATCTTGGCAACTTTACTTTGATGGGGCAGCAAAGAAGTGTGGGGCAGGTCCTGGCATTGTCTTTGTGACACCTTCTGGAGGACTAATACCTTACTCTTTTCACATTCTGGCTATATGTACCAATAATGTAGCAGAATATGAAGCGTTAATAATCGGTCTCGAAATTGCACTCGAAATGCAAATACAATCACTGGAGGTATATGGCGATTCTCTTCTGATTATCAAACAAATTAATGGTGAATTTGCAGTCAAGCATGAGACTTTAATTCCTCATCATGAGAAGGCTAAGCATTTGATTGCTCAATTCCAAAATATCACGTTAAATCATGTCCCTAGGTCAAAAAATGGCAAAGCTGATGCTTTAGTTAAATTAGCTGCATCACTAATGCTTCTTGGTGAAAGGGATATTCAAATTACAATAGGAGAACGCCATTTGTTACCCCAAATCATAGATAAAAAAGAAGGAATAAGTACCATAAATTTGGTAACTTTCCTTGAAAATACAAACGACAATGACTGGTGCCAACCAATTATTAACTATATCCAAAAAGGAGTCTTGTCAGAAGACTTGAAAAGAAGAATGGATGTAAAAAGAAGAGCTCTTCGGTTTGTTTTCCTCAATGACACATTTTATAGGCGTTCTTTTGATGGGATGTTGCTAAGATGTCTTTCAAAAGAGGCGTCACATGTGCTTCAAGAAACTCATGTTGGTACATGTGGTGCGCACCAAGCCGACCCCAAATTGTCAGCTCAATTAAAACGGTTGGGTTACTATTGGTCTACTATAGTCCAAGAGGCGATTAATTTCGCTAAATGTTGCAAGTTGTGTCAACTACATGGAGATTTTATCCATCAACCCCCTCAACCGCTTCATCCTTCAATATTGTCATGGCCTTTTGAAACATGGGGAATGGATGTCATTGGTCCTGTCACGCCACCATCTTCCAAAATTCATAAATATATCCTGGCCGTTACAGATTACTTCTCCAAGTGGGCTGAAGCTGTACCCTTAAAAGAAGTACGTGTAGAAGATGTCGCCAAATTCATAAGAACTCACATAATTTATCGTTATGGGATCAAAAATAATATCAGACAATGCTCTTTACTTCAAATGTAA